The Flavobacterium jumunjinense genome includes a region encoding these proteins:
- a CDS encoding MutS-related protein, whose translation MNWILSIFILIVLLYIINRRRIIKNNRLQFKHLKDNWGKQKEIESFSFSLISRYFKNNKHKEKAFHLISDKIENDLDLNTVFTFIDRTTSKVGQQYLYYKLRTIQSLQKLKDFDGLVNLFTNNTNFRIQCQFHLLKLNNYNAYDLECLINDEKIEKPSYLKYVYLFAILNISLILLGLIFPLLYLFIIPVFCINLFFHYQNKNNINYHLNGIDQLSIALKVSKELFKNELITTYFKDTFTAKIEAIKLKTEFIRFEKNVDNEFVFIVWFPLELIKILFNIETIIFYKFIDAIQHEKDSIDKMYQFIGEVDCAISTVALKTENQTFCTPEFTTEKTIIVEAIRHPLIKNCITNDLSLVDNSLLISGSNMSGKTTFIRTIAINSILAQTLNICFAQRFSAPFLKLFSSLRVSDDLSENTSYYLQEVLNIKEFIDLSKEGTTSLFLLDEIFKGTNTTERIAGAKAILKYLNKENNIVIAATHDLELNDLLANQNFSIHHFSETIEHNALFFDHKLKKGKPTTRNAIKILELYNYPKEIIEEANKTVTNMEKLN comes from the coding sequence ATGAATTGGATTCTTTCTATTTTTATCCTAATCGTCTTACTGTACATCATTAATCGAAGAAGGATTATTAAAAATAATCGCTTACAATTTAAACATCTAAAAGACAATTGGGGCAAACAAAAAGAAATAGAAAGCTTTAGTTTTTCTTTAATTAGTCGATATTTCAAAAACAATAAACACAAAGAAAAAGCATTTCATCTCATTAGCGATAAAATTGAGAATGATTTAGATTTAAATACTGTTTTTACATTTATAGACCGAACCACGTCCAAAGTTGGACAACAATATCTGTATTATAAACTAAGAACAATTCAAAGCTTACAAAAGTTGAAGGACTTTGATGGTTTGGTTAATTTATTCACCAATAACACAAACTTCAGAATACAGTGTCAGTTTCATCTACTAAAATTGAACAACTACAATGCCTACGATTTGGAATGTTTAATTAATGATGAGAAAATAGAGAAACCATCCTATTTAAAATACGTTTATCTCTTTGCTATATTAAATATTTCTTTAATTTTATTAGGTTTAATTTTTCCTCTATTATATCTTTTTATTATTCCCGTTTTTTGTATTAACCTTTTTTTTCATTATCAAAACAAAAACAATATAAATTATCATTTAAACGGTATCGATCAACTTTCTATTGCTTTAAAAGTGAGTAAAGAATTATTCAAAAACGAATTAATTACAACTTATTTTAAAGACACATTTACAGCAAAAATTGAAGCTATAAAATTGAAAACTGAATTTATACGTTTTGAAAAAAACGTAGATAACGAGTTTGTTTTTATCGTCTGGTTTCCTCTAGAACTCATAAAAATACTTTTCAATATAGAAACCATTATTTTTTATAAGTTTATTGATGCCATTCAACACGAAAAAGACAGTATTGATAAAATGTATCAATTCATTGGGGAAGTCGATTGTGCTATTTCTACAGTCGCGCTAAAAACAGAAAATCAAACATTTTGCACACCCGAATTTACTACAGAAAAAACAATTATAGTAGAAGCAATACGTCACCCATTAATTAAAAATTGCATAACAAACGATTTATCTTTAGTTGATAATAGTTTACTTATTTCGGGTTCAAACATGTCTGGAAAAACTACTTTTATTAGAACAATTGCAATAAATAGTATTCTAGCGCAAACCTTAAACATTTGTTTTGCACAACGTTTTAGTGCACCCTTTTTAAAACTTTTCTCCTCTTTAAGAGTATCCGATGATTTATCTGAAAATACTAGCTATTACTTACAAGAAGTGCTAAATATAAAGGAATTTATAGACTTATCGAAAGAAGGCACTACTTCTCTATTCTTATTAGATGAAATCTTTAAAGGAACTAACACCACTGAAAGAATTGCAGGCGCAAAAGCGATATTAAAATACCTTAACAAAGAAAATAATATTGTAATCGCAGCAACACACGATTTAGAACTTAATGACTTATTAGCAAACCAAAATTTTAGCATTCATCACTTTAGTGAAACTATTGAACACAATGCCTTATTTTTTGATCATAAACTTAAAAAAGGAAAACCGACTACAAGAAATGCAATTAAAATATTAGAGCTATATAATTATCCGAAAGAAATAATCGAAGAAGCCAATAAGACAGTTACTAATATGGAGAAATTGAATTAA
- a CDS encoding choice-of-anchor V domain-containing protein, with protein sequence MKRNQLTITLVLILFLLIQSFKNSDSITDYYKPDQHHSKIILRSTGVAANGLGDRTGSPISSGSTCAQCHSGAAFSPTIALTITDNGGATVTNYTPGEEYNLSFTITNTNGTPVGYGMQATALQSGNTAAGTFSTPSANAQISSFSSRSYFEHISTSTNPTFTSKWTAPATNSGAVTFYFTGNAVNGNGSTSGDAPSPAASLVLNETLSTTDFDFQNNIKLVQNPMKEALKINFTESQLNIDLQIFDVFGKLVFTKKYENTNAINDDIPLKTGIYFVKLKNEDNLKATFKLIKE encoded by the coding sequence ATGAAAAGAAATCAATTAACTATCACGTTGGTTTTAATTCTCTTTTTACTCATTCAAAGTTTTAAAAACTCTGATAGTATAACAGATTATTACAAACCAGACCAACATCATTCAAAAATTATTTTAAGATCAACAGGAGTGGCAGCCAATGGTTTAGGAGACCGAACAGGTAGTCCAATAAGTAGTGGAAGCACTTGCGCTCAATGCCATAGTGGAGCAGCATTTTCTCCAACTATTGCATTAACCATTACAGATAATGGTGGTGCTACAGTAACCAATTATACTCCTGGAGAAGAATACAATTTATCGTTTACAATTACTAATACTAATGGAACACCTGTAGGATATGGAATGCAAGCTACTGCTTTACAAAGTGGAAACACTGCAGCTGGAACATTTTCTACTCCTTCTGCGAATGCACAAATAAGTAGTTTTAGTAGTAGAAGCTATTTTGAACATATCTCAACGAGTACAAATCCAACTTTTACTTCTAAATGGACTGCACCTGCAACAAATTCTGGAGCAGTTACTTTTTATTTTACAGGAAATGCAGTAAACGGTAACGGAAGTACAAGTGGAGATGCACCGAGTCCAGCAGCATCATTAGTTTTAAATGAAACTTTATCTACTACCGATTTCGACTTTCAAAATAATATTAAGTTAGTACAGAACCCTATGAAAGAGGCTTTGAAAATTAATTTCACAGAAAGTCAACTAAATATAGATTTACAAATTTTTGATGTTTTTGGAAAATTAGTTTTTACAAAGAAATATGAGAACACAAACGCAATTAATGATGATATTCCTTTAAAAACAGGAATTTATTTCGTTAAACTAAAAAATGAAGACAATCTTAAAGCGACTTTTAAACTTATAAAAGAATAA
- a CDS encoding DEAD/DEAH box helicase: MNRNPLSNNVLLNLDIQRLNKMQEVAQNAILNDNNVLLLSPTGSGKTLAFLLPIFQMLDEDVKGVQAVILVPSRELGLQIEQVWKKMGTHYKVNMCYGGHSIDTEINNLSNPPALLIGTPGRIADHLDRGSFKTENAKTLVLDEFDKSLQLGYHEEMSYIIGKLSKLNKRVLVSATSGVEIPKYTKVINPTIVDFIDDVKPNQNLDTRIVFSKSKDKLESLFQLICSINSESAIVFCNHREAVERIYDMLLAKGILSTFYHGGLDQDERERALIQFRNGSVSYLITTDLGARGLDIPEMNHVIHYHLPAKEDEFTHRNGRTARMLATGTAYVIIHETEKKSDYFDYGKRRLDVSDAKSLPKAPVFQTLYISGGKKNKLNKFDIVGFLSQKGELEKEDIGLIEVKDFISFVAVRYTKVKDVLGKIKDQKMKGKKYKIEVARQVVKKEEEEAETHPKFTSRKENNRS, translated from the coding sequence ATGAATAGAAATCCACTTTCCAATAATGTGCTTTTGAATCTTGACATTCAAAGGCTAAACAAAATGCAAGAAGTAGCGCAAAATGCTATTTTGAATGATAACAACGTTTTATTACTTTCTCCAACAGGTTCAGGGAAAACATTAGCTTTTTTGCTACCTATTTTTCAAATGTTAGATGAAGATGTAAAAGGCGTACAAGCTGTAATTTTAGTTCCTTCTCGTGAATTAGGATTACAAATTGAACAAGTTTGGAAAAAAATGGGTACCCATTATAAAGTTAATATGTGCTATGGAGGACATTCTATAGATACAGAAATTAATAACTTAAGCAATCCACCAGCCTTATTAATTGGAACACCTGGAAGAATTGCAGATCATTTAGATAGAGGAAGTTTTAAAACAGAGAATGCAAAAACATTAGTTTTAGACGAGTTTGACAAATCGTTGCAATTGGGTTATCATGAAGAGATGTCTTATATTATTGGTAAACTATCTAAATTAAATAAAAGAGTATTGGTTTCGGCTACTTCTGGTGTTGAAATACCAAAATATACGAAAGTAATTAATCCAACAATTGTAGATTTTATTGATGATGTAAAACCGAATCAAAATTTAGACACTCGTATTGTGTTTTCAAAGTCGAAAGATAAATTGGAATCGCTTTTTCAGTTGATTTGTTCAATAAATTCAGAATCGGCTATTGTTTTTTGTAATCATAGAGAAGCAGTAGAGCGCATCTATGATATGTTATTAGCCAAAGGAATACTTTCTACTTTTTATCATGGTGGTTTAGATCAAGACGAAAGAGAGCGTGCTTTAATTCAGTTTAGAAACGGAAGTGTTTCCTACTTAATTACAACCGATTTAGGAGCGCGTGGTTTGGATATTCCAGAAATGAATCACGTTATTCATTACCATTTACCAGCTAAAGAAGATGAATTTACGCACCGTAATGGTCGTACAGCTCGTATGTTGGCTACAGGTACGGCTTATGTGATTATTCATGAGACCGAAAAGAAATCGGACTATTTTGATTATGGTAAACGTAGGCTAGATGTTTCTGATGCTAAATCATTACCAAAAGCACCTGTTTTTCAAACGCTTTATATTAGTGGTGGGAAAAAGAACAAATTGAATAAATTTGATATTGTTGGTTTCCTTTCTCAAAAGGGAGAATTAGAAAAAGAAGATATTGGATTGATAGAAGTGAAAGATTTTATTTCATTTGTTGCTGTTCGTTATACAAAAGTGAAAGATGTTTTGGGTAAGATTAAAGACCAAAAAATGAAAGGAAAGAAGTATAAGATTGAAGTAGCAAGACAAGTTGTGAAAAAAGAAGAAGAAGAGGCAGAAACACATCCGAAATTTACTTCTAGAAAAGAAAACAATAGAAGTTAA
- a CDS encoding GldL-related protein produces MNLTIIVRLIRLSFPIIIISILFKIMHWPYTQLLMTIGLGIIVLLYPVRFYLKKEKRIIDYVKLLVAIFLPLNIYLNLFHLPSHYILPIISSTSFLLYLLLELYNNYINKESSKELTVFPFGVLSVIIAILLLGVFYRISHFENATPILITGFVLLFLYFIVDTFKLNK; encoded by the coding sequence ATGAACCTAACTATAATCGTTCGATTAATCCGTTTATCATTTCCAATTATAATAATTAGTATCCTTTTTAAAATCATGCATTGGCCATATACTCAATTATTAATGACAATTGGATTAGGAATTATTGTACTTCTCTACCCTGTTCGATTCTATCTAAAAAAAGAAAAAAGAATTATTGATTATGTAAAACTACTTGTCGCTATATTTCTTCCTTTAAACATCTACCTCAATTTATTTCATCTACCATCGCACTATATCCTACCAATTATTAGTAGCACAAGTTTTTTGTTATACCTACTTCTTGAATTATATAATAACTATATAAATAAAGAATCTTCAAAAGAATTAACTGTTTTTCCTTTTGGGGTTTTAAGTGTAATTATCGCTATCCTATTACTAGGTGTTTTTTATAGAATATCGCACTTTGAAAACGCAACACCAATTTTAATTACTGGGTTTGTTTTATTGTTTTTATATTTCATTGTAGATACTTTTAAGCTAAATAAATGA
- a CDS encoding M14 family zinc carboxypeptidase, with protein sequence MRLLTTLTLLFSVFSFSQNLKTPFENGNGNQSTTYEDCIAYYETLAQKFNTIQVDEMGLTDSGEPLRMVTFSQNTNFDYYQNKAVILINNGIHPGEPDGIDATMMLFRDLATAKIKVPKNTMIVTIPIYNIGGSLNRNSNSRANQNGPEAYGFRGNARNYDLNRDFIKSDSKNSRSFQEIFHLINPDMFIDNHVSNGADYQYTFTCIATQHQRLGGKLGEFYKNEMHPTIMKDLKTKKIESIPYVNIHGDKPDNGFAQFMDSPRYATGYTTLFNTLGSVPETHMLKPYKDRVAVTYEYMVSTINYVEANVQKIKKMKADNLNSYKIGMKYPLQWEIDSSKVSKIEFKGYKGAYKPSDVSGKDRLYYDKKQPFTKNIPYYNDYKATKEVIIPSYYVVPKSQWEILDLLKLNAIQLRLINSDTIINVESYKIDSYETSKYPYEGHYGHYNTKVSKLTEQVAFKKGDYIIKTQQKGVKYLLETLEPEAVDSYFNWNFFDAILQQKEYFSAYVFEDLAKEVLDKNPKLKSELEAKKQADKAFAENGAAQLDWVYKNSVYYEKAHLQYPVYRIK encoded by the coding sequence ATGCGTTTATTAACTACACTAACTCTATTATTTTCCGTTTTTAGTTTTTCCCAAAATTTAAAAACACCTTTCGAAAATGGTAATGGAAATCAATCTACAACCTATGAAGATTGTATTGCTTATTATGAAACTTTGGCTCAAAAATTCAACACTATCCAAGTGGATGAAATGGGTTTAACCGATAGTGGTGAACCTTTACGTATGGTTACTTTTTCTCAAAACACAAATTTCGATTATTATCAAAACAAAGCGGTTATTTTAATTAACAACGGTATTCACCCAGGAGAACCAGATGGTATCGATGCTACAATGATGCTTTTTCGCGATTTAGCTACTGCAAAAATAAAAGTACCAAAAAATACAATGATTGTTACCATTCCAATTTATAATATTGGTGGAAGTCTGAACAGGAACTCTAACTCAAGAGCCAATCAGAATGGACCTGAAGCCTACGGTTTTAGAGGAAATGCTCGTAATTATGATTTAAATCGTGATTTCATAAAATCGGATTCTAAAAATTCGAGAAGTTTTCAGGAAATATTTCATCTCATAAATCCAGATATGTTTATTGACAATCATGTTTCTAATGGAGCCGATTATCAATATACTTTCACTTGCATTGCTACACAACACCAACGTTTGGGTGGAAAATTAGGTGAGTTCTACAAAAATGAAATGCATCCTACCATTATGAAAGACCTAAAAACTAAGAAAATTGAAAGCATTCCCTATGTAAATATTCATGGAGATAAACCAGATAATGGTTTTGCACAGTTTATGGATTCTCCAAGATATGCAACAGGTTACACTACCCTATTTAATACGCTCGGTTCCGTTCCAGAAACACACATGCTAAAACCCTACAAAGATAGAGTTGCTGTAACTTATGAATACATGGTGAGTACAATTAATTATGTAGAGGCAAACGTTCAGAAAATAAAAAAAATGAAAGCAGACAATCTAAATAGCTATAAAATAGGCATGAAATATCCTTTGCAATGGGAAATAGATTCGTCTAAAGTTTCTAAAATAGAATTCAAAGGCTATAAAGGTGCATATAAACCAAGTGATGTATCGGGAAAAGATCGTTTGTATTATGACAAGAAACAACCATTCACTAAAAACATCCCTTACTATAATGATTACAAAGCCACAAAAGAAGTAATTATTCCTAGCTATTATGTTGTTCCAAAATCGCAATGGGAAATTTTAGATTTATTAAAATTAAACGCAATCCAATTGAGACTGATAAATAGCGATACAATTATAAATGTTGAAAGTTATAAAATTGATTCTTATGAAACTTCAAAATATCCTTATGAAGGTCATTACGGACATTACAACACAAAAGTTTCAAAATTGACAGAACAAGTTGCGTTCAAAAAAGGAGACTATATTATTAAAACACAGCAAAAAGGAGTAAAATACCTTCTTGAAACTTTAGAACCCGAAGCGGTTGACAGTTATTTTAATTGGAATTTTTTCGATGCCATTCTTCAACAAAAAGAGTACTTTTCTGCCTATGTTTTTGAAGATTTAGCAAAAGAAGTTTTAGACAAAAACCCGAAATTAAAATCGGAATTAGAAGCTAAAAAACAAGCAGACAAAGCCTTTGCAGAAAATGGTGCTGCACAATTAGATTGGGTTTATAAAAATTCTGTCTATTATGAAAAAGCACATTTACAATATCCTGTTTATAGAATAAAATAA
- a CDS encoding helix-turn-helix transcriptional regulator, which translates to MEKTKLIESRKRKGLSQQQMAEHLCMDVSNYNRREKGQIKIHTNEWEKIASLLEVAVEEIYENEDANFFVFRDNSKGTYLGTNHIYSIPDHLLESQRKYIAKLEEEIKELKEKLKL; encoded by the coding sequence ATGGAAAAAACGAAATTAATAGAATCGAGAAAAAGAAAAGGTTTATCTCAACAACAAATGGCAGAACATTTATGCATGGATGTGTCTAACTACAATCGTAGAGAGAAAGGACAAATAAAGATACATACTAATGAATGGGAGAAAATAGCTTCTTTATTGGAAGTGGCTGTTGAAGAAATTTATGAGAATGAAGATGCTAATTTTTTTGTTTTTAGAGATAATTCTAAGGGAACTTACCTAGGAACGAATCACATATACTCAATACCAGATCATTTACTTGAAAGCCAAAGAAAATATATTGCTAAATTAGAAGAAGAGATAAAAGAGTTAAAGGAGAAGTTAAAATTATAA
- the gwsG gene encoding grasp-with-spasm system ATP-grasp peptide maturase has product MIILLTIGYERTSDEIVDYFLFHKKDFIRINCDNLKDSDFFSFNYKLNENATTMKIDNVEINLDAKKVIWNRRISKRTNIDRFIDKKFDFDNLRLFSHFVFKEWEAFLKIFVNSLSKNTFWFDYPFVKEDKIDVLLLAKNNGLTIPETIISNSHAEINSNYITKPLSQTVGFKHGNMFYSTYTTIVKKVKHKFLPSLFQKKIDKRYEVRTFYLDGECYSMAIFSQSDKQTAVDFRQYNYKKPNRTVPYKLPNDVEDSLRGLMKDMNLKTGSIDIIKGKDDKYYFLEVNPVGQFGMTSKPCNYNLEKKVFEKLIEYEQNF; this is encoded by the coding sequence ATGATTATTTTACTAACAATAGGTTATGAAAGAACTTCAGACGAAATTGTAGATTATTTTTTATTTCATAAAAAGGATTTTATACGTATTAATTGTGATAATTTAAAGGATAGTGATTTTTTTTCATTTAATTATAAATTAAATGAAAATGCTACTACAATGAAGATTGATAATGTTGAAATTAATTTAGATGCAAAGAAAGTGATTTGGAATAGGAGAATATCAAAAAGAACAAATATTGATCGATTTATAGATAAAAAATTTGATTTTGATAATCTAAGGCTCTTTTCACATTTTGTTTTTAAAGAATGGGAAGCCTTTCTTAAAATTTTTGTAAATAGTTTGTCAAAAAATACATTTTGGTTTGACTATCCTTTTGTAAAAGAAGATAAAATAGACGTTTTATTACTCGCCAAAAATAATGGATTAACAATTCCAGAAACTATTATCTCAAATTCCCATGCTGAAATAAATAGCAATTATATCACTAAACCGTTATCTCAAACTGTAGGCTTTAAACATGGAAATATGTTTTACTCTACCTACACAACAATCGTAAAGAAAGTAAAACATAAATTTTTACCTTCTTTGTTTCAAAAAAAAATTGACAAAAGGTATGAAGTAAGAACATTTTATTTAGATGGTGAATGTTATAGTATGGCTATTTTTTCTCAAAGTGATAAACAAACGGCTGTAGATTTTAGACAATATAATTATAAAAAACCTAATAGAACTGTTCCTTATAAATTACCAAATGATGTTGAAGATAGTTTAAGGGGATTAATGAAAGACATGAATTTAAAAACGGGTTCTATTGATATTATTAAAGGAAAAGATGATAAATACTATTTTTTAGAAGTTAATCCTGTTGGACAATTTGGTATGACATCTAAACCTTGTAATTATAATTTAGAAAAAAAAGTTTTTGAAAAATTAATTGAATATGAACAAAATTTTTAA
- the gwsS gene encoding grasp-with-spasm system SPASM domain peptide maturase — MTYKLFANCIPVKGSSKSIIMDIQRNNYKNIPNSLFEILSQNEILDFEKLKIEFNNTNIINEYKNFLIKNEFLFECSINEVQKFPRIATTFEKPYHISNAVIEFSEESFLNLSAIKESFDNLGIQDCFLIFYEENNQKLLNFLELFNDSRLLSIQIITKYSPNINYQKISTKYPRLTNVILHSSLKNKKKEFITYTTKKMSNFNFCGAINGYFTINIDTFTESLNHNSCLNRKITIDKDGNIKNCPSMVQSFGNIKDTTLEEALQHKDFKKYWNITKDQIEVCKDCEFRHMCTDCRAYVEDPENQYSKPLKCGYSPYTNEWEEWSTNPLKQKAIEYYGMQELVKG; from the coding sequence ATGACCTATAAACTTTTCGCAAATTGTATTCCTGTAAAAGGATCTAGTAAAAGTATCATAATGGATATTCAAAGGAATAACTATAAAAACATTCCAAATTCTTTATTTGAAATCTTATCTCAAAATGAAATTTTAGATTTTGAAAAGTTGAAAATTGAATTTAATAATACCAATATTATAAATGAATATAAAAATTTTCTAATCAAAAATGAATTTTTATTTGAATGTTCAATTAATGAAGTCCAAAAATTTCCTAGAATAGCTACTACATTTGAAAAACCATATCATATTTCAAACGCTGTTATAGAATTTTCTGAGGAGAGTTTTTTAAATTTAAGTGCTATAAAAGAGAGTTTTGATAATTTAGGAATTCAAGATTGCTTCTTAATCTTTTATGAAGAAAATAATCAAAAACTATTAAATTTTTTAGAGTTATTTAATGATAGTAGATTACTATCTATACAAATAATTACAAAATACAGCCCAAATATAAATTACCAGAAAATCAGCACTAAATACCCTAGATTAACAAATGTCATTTTACATTCTTCATTAAAAAACAAAAAGAAAGAATTTATTACTTACACGACAAAAAAAATGTCCAATTTTAATTTTTGTGGTGCAATCAATGGTTATTTCACTATAAATATTGACACTTTTACAGAATCTCTAAACCACAACTCTTGCCTAAACCGTAAAATAACCATCGACAAAGACGGAAACATTAAAAACTGTCCTTCTATGGTGCAAAGTTTTGGCAACATTAAAGACACCACATTAGAAGAAGCGTTGCAGCACAAGGATTTTAAAAAATATTGGAACATTACCAAAGACCAAATAGAGGTTTGCAAAGATTGTGAATTCCGTCATATGTGCACCGATTGCCGTGCCTACGTTGAAGACCCAGAAAACCAATATTCCAAACCTTTAAAATGTGGCTACAGTCCCTACACCAACGAATGGGAAGAATGGAGCACTAACCCACTGAAACAAAAAGCAATTGAATACTACGGTATGCAGGAATTGGTGAAGGGATAA
- a CDS encoding heavy-metal-associated domain-containing protein, translating to MKQSIVKIFFVLVVLFSFSTAAFAQKGTQKAVIKTFLHCDHCKKCETCGEKFKVEMLNIKGVKMYELDDKAMTFTVYYNSKKTDLQSIREAISKMGYDADDVKADSEAYENLDGCCKA from the coding sequence ATGAAACAATCAATAGTAAAAATATTTTTTGTTCTAGTCGTACTGTTTAGTTTTTCAACTGCGGCTTTTGCTCAAAAGGGAACTCAAAAAGCGGTCATTAAAACGTTTTTGCATTGCGATCATTGTAAAAAATGTGAGACTTGCGGTGAGAAATTTAAAGTTGAAATGCTGAACATTAAAGGTGTTAAAATGTATGAGCTAGACGATAAAGCAATGACTTTTACTGTTTATTACAACAGCAAAAAAACAGATTTGCAATCAATTAGAGAAGCCATTAGTAAAATGGGTTATGATGCAGATGATGTTAAAGCCGATTCTGAAGCCTATGAAAATTTAGACGGTTGCTGTAAAGCATAA
- a CDS encoding heavy metal-binding domain-containing protein has product MKKTIVMMMFALATLSVMSCKNEEKKVENTETTEEHAGHDHAAGEDMHHAHAHYVCPMDCEKGKEYEAKGKCGVCEMDLVEAKAANEGHDHSEADHEGHNH; this is encoded by the coding sequence ATGAAAAAAACAATTGTAATGATGATGTTTGCATTAGCAACTTTATCGGTAATGTCTTGTAAAAATGAAGAAAAAAAAGTAGAAAATACTGAAACTACAGAAGAACATGCAGGTCATGACCATGCAGCTGGAGAAGACATGCATCATGCGCATGCACATTATGTTTGCCCAATGGATTGTGAAAAAGGGAAAGAATATGAAGCAAAAGGAAAATGCGGTGTTTGTGAAATGGATTTAGTTGAAGCAAAAGCAGCAAATGAAGGACATGATCATTCAGAAGCAGATCATGAAGGTCACAATCATTAA